One part of the Phoenix dactylifera cultivar Barhee BC4 chromosome 4, palm_55x_up_171113_PBpolish2nd_filt_p, whole genome shotgun sequence genome encodes these proteins:
- the LOC103698403 gene encoding receptor-like serine/threonine-protein kinase SD1-8, protein MALVEWFLVLGISAAAVLVHGQPETQSPFPQYKFIFLFLSFNLFTVSIAGDAMTPTKSIADGQTLISSGGTFELGFFSPGDSKNRYLGIYYPPDKIVVWVANRISPLGGSTGVLNLTGDGTLVLVNSTGYIFWSTGTSNAINPVVQLLDSGNLVLLEGTSKTLLWQSFDHPTDTLLPGMKLVRDFRTNLDTYLTSWKSSSDPSPGDYSYKINRNAATELFLWRGSDLIFRTGPWNGRGFDGIQATKIANLFRFHLTSNEYEATYSFEVLDNSVLSRLVLNETGMVQRFVRSKPNIGWHPYWWHPKDQCDEYANCGANGVCSTNYLPACDCLKGFIPKSPQKWTMRDNTDGCVRRTALNCSSGDGFFGLQQVKLPGTSNATVHGNVSLEGCKDWCLKNCSCSAYAISEWSGCNTWTGDLVDIRVFTEGGKDLYLRLASSELGNDYFLRGEFKPACKTISTHYKESRGNEPELPLFDIHTIRTATNNFSDDNKLGEGGFGPVYKGQLEDGENIAVKRLSKDSVQGIHEFTNEVLLIAKLQHRNLVRLLGCCIEGEERLLVYEYLQNTSLDCFIFDRTRSALLNWQKRLDIILGIARGLLYLHQDSRLKIIHRDLKTSNILLDQELNPKISDFGTARIFKGDQIEENTIRVVGTYGYMSPEYAMEGIFSVKSDVFSFGVLVLEILSGKKNRMINQAQARLNLLGHAWRLWTEGRCLEILDEAVGCAYPESKVLRCIQVALLCVQEGSEDRPTMAEVVLMLGTESALLPQPQRPGFCIATPLMERDWSSGNKITVTIEGR, encoded by the exons ATGGCATTGGTGGAATGGTTTCTAGTGCTTGGAATCTCGGCAGCTGCAGTCCTGGTTCATGGCCAGCCAG AAACGCAGTCACCGTTTCCTCAATAtaaatttatctttttatttctttcctttaaTCTCTTCACTGTATCCATTGCAGGAGATGCAATGACGCCGACCAAATCCATTGCAGATGGACAAACCTTAATCTCGTCAGGTGGGACCTTCGAACTGGGCTTCTTCAGCCCTGGTGACTCGAAGAATCGGTACTTGGGGATATATTACCCTCCAGATAAAATTGTTGTGTGGGTTGCCAATAGAATCTCTCCCCTCGGTGGCTCCACAGGGGTTCTCAATCTCACAGGTGATGGAACTCTGGTACTTGTAAATAGCACCGGATATATTTTTTGGTCCACCGGCACATCAAATGCAATCAATCCCGTGGTACAGCTCCTGGACTCGGGAAATCTCGTCCTGCTTGAAGGAACTTCGAAGACTTTATTGTGGCAGAGCTTTGATCATCCAACTGACACACTTCTGCCAGGTATGAAGCTTGTACGAGACTTCAGAACCAATCTTGACACGTATCTCACATCATGGAAGAGCTCCTCCGACCCTTCACCAGGGGACTACTCCTACAAGATAAATAGAAATGCAGCAACAGAGCTTTTCTTATGGAGAGGATCGGACCTAATATTTCGCACTGGACCCTGGAACGGACGAGGATTTGATGGCATTCAAGCGACAAAGATAGCTAATCTGTTTAGGTTTCATCTAACTTCCAATGAGTATGAGGCCACCTACAGCTTCGAAGTACTGGACAATTCTGTTCTTTCTCGTCTCGTGTTGAACGAGACTGGAATGGTTCAGCGTTTCGTGCGGTCTAAACCaaacattggatggcacccctACTGGTGGCATCCAAAAGATCAGTGCGACGAGTATGCTAACTGTGGAGCTAATGGCGTATGCAGCACAAACTACTTACCTGCCTGCGATTGTTTGAAGGGATTCATTCCCAAGTCTCCTCAAAAATGGACAATGAGAGACAATACTGATGGTTGTGTGCGGAGAACAGCTCTAAATTGTTCATCAGGTGATGGTTTCTTCGGGCTGCAGCAAGTGAAGTTGCCCGGTACATCGAATGCCACCGTGCACGGCAACGTAAGTCTGGAAGGGTGCAAAGACTGGTGCCTGAAGAACTGCTCTTGCAGTGCCTATGCCATCAGTGAATGGAGTGGATGTAACACGTGGACCGGAGATCTGGTAGATATTAGAGTGTTCACTGAAGGGGGGAAGGATCTATACCTTCGGCTTGCATCTTCTGAATTAGGTAACGATTATTTCCTGAGAGGGGAATTTAAACCA GCTT GTAAAACAATTAGTACCCACTACAAGGAAAGCAGAGGAAATGAGCCAGAGTTACCTTTATTTGATATACATACAATAAGAACTGCCACCAATAACTTTTCTGATGATAATAAACTTGGAGAGGGTGGATTTGGCCCCGTTTACAAG GGTCAATTGGAAGATGGAGAAAATATTGCTGTCAAGAGGTTGTCCAAAGATTCTGTGCAGGGCATACATGAATTCACAAATGAGGTGTTGCTGATAGCCAAACTTCAGCACAGAAATCTTGTTCGCCTTCTCGGCTGCTGCATTGAAGGAGAGGAACGATTACTGGTGTATGAGTACTTGCAAAATACAAGTTTGGACTGTTTCATATTCG ATAGGACAAGAAGTGCACTTTTGAACTGGCAAAAGCGCCTCGACATCATCTTAGGAATTGCTCGAGGACTTCTTTACCTTCACCAAGACTCTAGGTTGAAAATTATTCACAGAGATTTGAAGACCAGTAATATTCTTCTTGATCAGGAGCTGAACCCAAAAATCTCAGACTTCGGCACTGCAAGAATTTTTAAGGGTGACCAAATTGAAGAGAATACAATCAGAGTTGTTGGGACATA TGGATATATGTCACCGGAGTATGCAATGGAGGGTATCTTTTCTGTGAAATCAGATGTCTTCAGCTTTGGTGTTCTAGTGTTAGAAATCTTAAGTGGTAAGAAGAACAGAATGATCAATCAAGCACAAGCTCGTTTAAACCTTTTAGGACAT GCATGGAGACTATGGACAGAAGGTAGATGCTTGGAAATACTTGATGAAGCAGTGGGATGTGCATATCCAGAGTCTAAAGTATTACGGTGTATCCAAGTGGCTCTCTTGTGTGTGCAAGAAGGGAGTGAAGATAGACCGACAATGGCCGAAGTAGTGCTCATGTTAGGCACTGAAAGTGCACTGCTACCTCAGCCTCAAAGGCCAGGCTTCTGCATAGCAACTCCTTTGATGGAAAGAGATTGGTCTTCCGGCAATAAAATTACAGTTACAATTGAAGGTCGATAG